Proteins encoded in a region of the Apilactobacillus apisilvae genome:
- a CDS encoding GntR family transcriptional regulator: MADLVYRKVMHDLKQKIVNNKFPNKRLPDERSLSEDYSVSRSSIKRALKLLADDGIIFKKRGSGTFINPLYMKNQTIFHYEGSNLGITDSLKSKGQTPKIKLLDFKVIPANKEIQQDLFLSEGDFVYKIERLRLFEDKPFMIETGYIPIKIAPELTKEIVSGSIFNYVEDTINKRVTKSFLSILASPSDEKDQKLLNLKANEPVGLMEGIFFLDDGTPFEVSNMRLHYQYLRYNTFVMLNDN, from the coding sequence ATGGCTGATTTAGTTTATCGTAAAGTAATGCACGATTTAAAACAAAAAATTGTGAATAACAAATTTCCCAATAAACGTTTACCAGATGAACGTAGCCTAAGTGAAGATTATAGCGTAAGTCGTAGTTCAATTAAACGAGCATTAAAACTTTTAGCTGATGATGGAATTATTTTTAAAAAACGAGGTTCCGGTACTTTTATTAATCCATTATATATGAAGAATCAAACTATTTTTCATTATGAAGGTTCTAATTTAGGAATTACTGATAGTTTAAAAAGCAAAGGGCAGACACCTAAAATTAAATTGTTAGATTTTAAAGTTATCCCAGCTAATAAAGAAATTCAGCAGGATTTATTTTTATCGGAAGGTGACTTTGTATATAAAATTGAACGTTTACGTTTGTTTGAGGACAAACCATTTATGATTGAAACTGGTTATATTCCGATTAAAATTGCCCCTGAATTAACCAAAGAGATTGTTTCTGGTTCGATTTTTAATTATGTAGAAGATACAATTAACAAGCGTGTTACTAAATCTTTCTTATCAATTTTGGCCAGCCCTTCTGATGAAAAGGATCAAAAATTACTTAATTTAAAAGCTAATGAACCAGTTGGACTAATGGAAGGAATCTTTTTCTTAGATGATGGAACCCCATTTGAAGTTTCTAATATGCGTCTTCATTATCAATATTTAAGATATAATACGTTTGTAATGTTGAATGATAATTAA
- the ybaK gene encoding Cys-tRNA(Pro) deacylase, producing the protein MSKKNKKNRIHKTLVEQILDKNKIPYKQYTFATHEAGDVQQMDIEEGVDKHLVYKTLVLNGKSTGPVVGVVPMDERLDEKKLAKASGNKKVNMVPLKDLLKTTGYVHGANTPIGIYEKFHYPVYIDQEAKKQANILVSSGKVGRSVEVNAEEMISLVHGQFADIRQE; encoded by the coding sequence ATGTCCAAGAAGAATAAAAAGAATCGCATTCATAAGACATTAGTTGAACAAATCCTAGATAAAAATAAAATTCCATATAAACAATATACATTCGCTACTCATGAAGCTGGTGATGTTCAGCAAATGGACATTGAAGAAGGTGTTGATAAACATCTAGTTTATAAAACTTTAGTGTTAAACGGTAAAAGTACCGGGCCAGTTGTTGGTGTCGTTCCAATGGATGAACGTTTAGACGAAAAGAAGCTTGCTAAAGCTTCTGGAAATAAAAAAGTAAATATGGTTCCATTGAAGGATTTACTTAAAACTACCGGCTATGTTCACGGTGCAAATACACCAATTGGTATTTATGAAAAATTTCATTATCCGGTCTATATCGATCAAGAAGCTAAAAAACAAGCAAATATCTTAGTTTCATCTGGAAAAGTGGGTCGTTCAGTCGAAGTAAATGCTGAAGAAATGATTAGCTTAGTTCATGGCCAGTTTGCTGATATTCGCCAAGAATAA
- a CDS encoding HD domain-containing protein yields MQKIANFVKNELKDDHTGHDLAHINRVVALTKTLISENPKANSKIAITAAYLHDVIDDKLVTDPNAKTNQVIDKLAELNFSKIEIHKIINIITHMSYSKNLSNHYELDINGQIVQDADRLDAIGAIGIARAFYFGGHFGDVMYDESQQPRINMNKVEYRKHTTVINHFYEKLFKLPDLMNTKTARKLAVQRKLYMENFVNEFKKEWH; encoded by the coding sequence ATGCAAAAAATTGCTAATTTTGTTAAGAATGAATTAAAAGATGATCATACTGGGCATGACTTGGCCCATATTAATCGAGTGGTAGCTTTAACCAAAACGTTAATTTCAGAAAATCCCAAAGCCAATTCTAAAATAGCTATTACCGCAGCTTATTTACATGATGTGATTGATGATAAATTAGTTACGGATCCGAATGCTAAAACTAACCAAGTAATTGATAAGCTAGCTGAATTAAATTTTTCCAAAATAGAAATTCATAAAATTATTAATATTATTACGCATATGTCTTATAGCAAGAATCTATCAAATCATTATGAATTAGATATTAATGGCCAAATTGTTCAAGATGCTGATCGCCTAGATGCAATTGGAGCAATTGGCATTGCTCGTGCATTTTATTTTGGTGGCCATTTTGGGGATGTTATGTATGATGAATCACAACAGCCAAGAATTAATATGAATAAAGTAGAATATCGAAAACATACAACTGTAATTAACCATTTTTATGAAAAGTTATTTAAGTTGCCAGATTTAATGAATACAAAAACCGCAAGAAAACTTGCGGTTCAAAGAAAATTATATATGGAAAACTTTGTGAATGAATTTAAAAAAGAATGGCATTAA
- a CDS encoding DUF1836 domain-containing protein has protein sequence MNKQYNRWQTQMKSISLPKWADLPKFDLYMDQLIAVVNEAIGPLGMDTVTKSMVNNYVKQKATFAPVKKKYQNVHVADIIIISLLKPVFSIKDIRQGIDEITKTQFPKQAYDEFIEMLVQKLHHIADLGQKPISESDSDHLLNAIADTIINRLIANEIYSDMMHAK, from the coding sequence ATGAATAAGCAATATAATAGATGGCAAACTCAAATGAAGAGTATCAGTTTACCTAAATGGGCAGACTTACCTAAATTTGATTTATATATGGATCAATTAATCGCGGTCGTGAATGAAGCAATTGGTCCTTTGGGTATGGACACAGTTACTAAATCAATGGTTAATAACTATGTAAAACAAAAGGCAACTTTTGCCCCAGTAAAGAAAAAGTATCAAAATGTCCATGTTGCTGATATTATTATTATTAGTTTATTAAAACCAGTATTCTCTATTAAGGATATTCGACAAGGAATTGATGAAATTACTAAGACACAATTCCCAAAACAAGCATATGATGAATTTATTGAAATGTTAGTTCAAAAACTACACCATATAGCAGATTTAGGGCAAAAGCCCATTAGTGAAAGTGACAGTGATCATTTATTAAATGCGATTGCTGATACAATCATTAATCGTTTAATTGCAAATGAAATTTATTCAGATATGATGCATGCAAAGTGA